One segment of Effusibacillus pohliae DSM 22757 DNA contains the following:
- a CDS encoding SDR family NAD(P)-dependent oxidoreductase, whose translation MTTGTRLSDKVAIITGAGSGIGRATAERFAREGARLVLNDLDTARLEEFVASTREPDKHFILGGDISREETADDLARAARERYGRIDILVNNAGIHFLRDITDTTVEDWDHVMDVNLKSMFLCCRAVIPIMLAQKSGSIVNLASISSFIGQEMMGQSTFLYNITKAGALQLTISLATRYAAEGIRVNCVCPGGTRTEQIKLGSQTELDGFWRAVGEAHPMGRHGRPEEIANAILFLASDEASFVTGCPLIVDGGYLAR comes from the coding sequence ATGACCACGGGAACTCGTCTTAGCGACAAGGTTGCGATCATAACCGGAGCCGGCAGCGGGATTGGCCGCGCCACAGCGGAGCGGTTCGCGCGGGAAGGGGCCCGGCTCGTGCTCAACGATCTCGACACCGCCAGGCTTGAAGAGTTCGTTGCAAGTACTAGGGAACCGGATAAGCACTTCATCCTCGGCGGAGACATATCCCGCGAGGAGACGGCGGACGATCTCGCCCGCGCCGCCCGCGAGCGGTACGGCAGGATTGACATTCTGGTGAACAATGCGGGGATACACTTCCTGCGCGATATCACGGACACGACAGTCGAAGACTGGGACCATGTCATGGATGTCAATCTCAAAAGCATGTTCCTCTGCTGCCGTGCGGTGATCCCGATCATGCTGGCACAAAAGAGCGGCTCCATCGTCAATCTCGCGTCCATCTCCTCATTCATCGGTCAGGAAATGATGGGACAAAGCACCTTTTTGTACAACATCACCAAAGCCGGTGCCTTACAGCTGACGATTTCCCTGGCAACGCGTTACGCCGCGGAGGGAATTCGCGTTAACTGCGTATGCCCCGGTGGAACCAGGACGGAGCAAATCAAGCTGGGCAGCCAGACCGAGCTTGACGGATTTTGGCGGGCAGTCGGTGAAGCTCATCCGATGGGACGCCACGGCCGGCCGGAGGAAATTGCCAACGCGATCCTCTTCCTTGCTTCAGACGAAGCGTCGTTCGTTACCGGTTGTCCGCTGATTGTGGATGGAGGCTATTTAGCACGGTAA
- a CDS encoding acyl-CoA dehydrogenase family protein: MDFTFTSKQQEVIELCRELAKDFAKRAGEHDRDRTAPEENYEKLREAGLFGIAIPEKYGGLGIGFLGYVAAMEELAQGCASTANSFNMHANATGAILQHPDVPETVKQRVVDLALKEHKLMCTSVSEPTSSSLLATSYTPSLEACRVEGGYTLHGKKAFASMFESSDYVYLYAHPEGDPNPQASIGFLVPINGGKMPGVTVHDVWDPLGMRATRSNTVEYDGAFVPDEFVLHQTDEFLNDFIIRGANWSFAGFAAVYLGVGMGILNYARELLGSRKAKGFAQPQGFHPDIRRRIGTMASELEAAKFSMYHAAWYSDTYGPSLQTFHHFLRAKYMIAKATMNAAQSASIACGIHGLMKELPLERMIRDAATAPIMPPNIDACADQVGLLTMGLNPAEAMPPLKSLEPLTTVQVGGKGA, encoded by the coding sequence GTGGATTTTACGTTTACTTCGAAACAACAAGAAGTGATCGAGCTGTGTCGGGAATTGGCGAAAGATTTTGCAAAAAGGGCGGGGGAACACGACCGCGACCGGACAGCACCGGAGGAAAACTATGAAAAACTGCGGGAAGCCGGACTCTTTGGCATTGCGATTCCGGAAAAGTACGGCGGTTTAGGTATAGGATTTCTCGGTTATGTCGCCGCAATGGAGGAACTGGCCCAGGGTTGCGCTTCCACAGCCAACTCGTTCAACATGCATGCCAATGCCACTGGTGCCATTTTGCAGCACCCCGATGTGCCTGAGACTGTGAAACAACGGGTTGTTGATCTTGCTCTGAAAGAGCATAAACTGATGTGCACGTCCGTCTCCGAACCTACGTCATCCAGCCTGCTGGCCACTTCCTATACGCCATCTCTGGAAGCTTGCCGCGTGGAAGGAGGCTATACGCTGCACGGGAAAAAAGCGTTTGCCTCAATGTTTGAATCAAGCGACTACGTGTACTTGTACGCCCATCCGGAAGGAGATCCCAACCCGCAGGCCAGCATCGGATTCCTTGTCCCGATTAACGGCGGAAAGATGCCTGGAGTGACCGTACACGACGTCTGGGATCCGTTGGGTATGCGTGCGACACGCAGCAATACGGTTGAGTATGACGGCGCATTCGTACCCGACGAGTTCGTTCTGCATCAGACGGACGAATTCCTCAATGATTTCATCATTCGTGGAGCCAATTGGTCGTTTGCCGGGTTTGCCGCTGTGTACCTCGGCGTCGGCATGGGAATTCTCAACTACGCCAGGGAATTGCTCGGATCGCGCAAAGCCAAAGGGTTTGCACAGCCGCAGGGGTTCCACCCGGATATCCGCCGCCGGATCGGCACAATGGCAAGCGAACTGGAGGCGGCCAAGTTTTCCATGTACCATGCGGCGTGGTACAGCGATACGTACGGGCCGAGCCTGCAGACGTTCCACCATTTCCTGCGTGCAAAGTACATGATCGCCAAAGCAACGATGAACGCTGCACAGTCCGCTTCCATCGCGTGTGGTATCCACGGGCTGATGAAAGAGTTGCCGCTTGAGAGGATGATTCGCGATGCGGCGACGGCACCGATTATGCCGCCCAACATAGACGCATGCGCCGATCAGGTCGGCCTGTTGACGATGGGACTCAACCCGGCAGAAGCTATGCCGCCGCTCAAATCTTTGGAACCGCTCACGACGGTTCAGGTAGGGGGAAAGGGAGCATGA